The following proteins are encoded in a genomic region of Methanoculleus bourgensis MS2:
- a CDS encoding HEPN domain-containing protein, which yields MVKRPASRATVERELAEAKGDLDSAKKSLLESDYKWTIIKAYYSMFHACKSLLFSAGYVEKSHECLIAAIEELFTDRGILPPAIVSDLR from the coding sequence GTGGTCAAACGGCCCGCGAGCAGGGCGACGGTCGAGAGGGAGCTCGCTGAGGCAAAGGGAGATCTCGATTCAGCGAAGAAATCGCTCCTCGAATCCGACTACAAGTGGACCATCATCAAGGCATACTATTCCATGTTCCATGCCTGCAAATCGCTGCTCTTCAGTGCCGGGTACGTCGAGAAGAGCCATGAGTGTCTTATAGCCGCCATCGAGGAACTATTCACCGATAGAGGAATCCTGCCTCCCGCAATCGTCTCCGACCTCCGGTGA